One Ancylobacter novellus DSM 506 genomic window, CGGCGCAGCGTCCAGGCGGCGTAGGATTCGATGTCGGTGGCGAAGCGGAAGCGCCCGCCGGAGGCGAGGATGCGGGCGATGCGGGCGATGTTGTCGGCGCGCACGAAGCGCCGCTTCCAGTGCCGGCGCTTCGGCCAGGGGTCGGGATAGAGCAGGTCGACCTGGTCGAGCCCGCCCTCGGGGAGCCGATCGAGCAGTGGCACCACGTCGTCGCCGTGGAGACGGACATTGGAAAGCCCGAGATCGGCGACCATCGCGGTCGCCTTGGCGATGCCGTTGATGAAGGCCTCGGCGCCGATGAAGCCGATGTCCGGATGGCGCTGCGCCTCGGAAATCAGGTGTTCGCCGCCGCCGAAGCCGATCTCCAGCCGAACCGCGCGCACGGGATGGGGGAACAGGTCGGCGAGCGGCCGGCCGGGCAGCGTGTCGAGATCGACGGCGAGGCGCGGCAGGTCGCGTTCGAGATGGTCGGCCTGCGCGGTGCGCAGCTTCTTGCCCTTGCGCCTTCCATAGAAGGCGGCACTGCGGGCGTTATCGTCGGCGGGTTCGGTCATCGGCACACAAAAGAGAAGGGCGGACGTCGCCGTCCGCCCCGCTTATCTCCGACTGGCTCTGTCGGCGCAACGGCGCCGGTCAGGCCATCGCGGCCTTGATGGTGTCGGCGAGGTCGGTGCGCTCCCAGGAGAAGCCGCCATCGGCTTCCGGCGCGCGGCCGAAATGGCCATATGCCGAGGTGCGGGCATAGATCGGCTTGTTGAGGCCGAGATGCTCGCGGATGCCGCGCGGGCGAAGGTTCATGACCTCGCGCAGGATCTTCTCGAGCTTGGCTTCCTCCACCTTGCCGGTGCCGTAGAGGTCGACATAGACCGCGAGCGGGTCGGACACGCCGATGGCATAGGCGAGCTGGATGGTGCAGCGATCGGCGAGGCCGGCGGCGACCACGTTCTTGGCGAGGTAGCGCGCGGCATAGGCGGCGGAACGGTCGACCTTGGTCGGGTCCTTGCCGGAGAAGGCGCCGCCGCCATGCGGGGCCGCACCGCCATAGGTGTCGACGATGATCTTGCGCCCGGTGAGGCCGCAGTCGCCGTCGGGGCCGCCGATGACGAACTTGCCGGTCGGGTTGACGTGCCACACGGTCGCCGGCGTGATCCAGCCTTCCGGCAGCGTCTCGCGGATATAGGGCTCCACGATCGACTGCACGTCGTGCGACGACAGGTCGGCGTCGAGATGCTGGGTCGACAGGACGATCTGGGTGACCTCGACCGGCTTGCCGTCCTCGTAGCGCACCGTCACCTGGCTCTTGGCGTCCGGGCCGAGCACGGTGCTCTCGCCGGAATGGCGGGCCTCGGCGAGGCGCTTGAGAATCTTGTGGGAATAGAAGATCGGCGCCGGCATCAGCTCGGGCGTCTCGCGGCAGGCATAACCGAACATGATGCCCTGGTCACCGGCGCCCTCATCCTTGTTGTTGGCGGAATCGACGCCCTGGGCGATGTCGGCCGACTGGGCGTGCAGCAGCACGTCGATCTCGGCGTTCTCCCAGTGGAAGCCGTCCTGCTCGTAGCCGATGTCCTTGATGGCGAGCCGGGCGCGGTGGATGAGGTAGTCGCGGGTGATCTGCGCCGGGCCGCGGGTCTCGCCGGCGATCACCACGCGGTTGGTGGTGGCGAGCGTCTCGGCGGCGACGCGCAGCTGGCTCGGATCCCAGCCATATTCCGGGCCGTGCTTGAAGAAGGCGTCCACCACCTCGTCGGAGATGCGGTCGCACACCTTGTCCGGGTGGCCTTCGGAAACGGATTCGCTGGTGAACAGATAGGCTTGGCGGGACACGCGTCGGCTCCTCGATCTAAGCCGGCGCGAGGAAGGCATCCGGCCCCGCATGTTTCGCAAGCGGGCCCCGGCGGGTCAAGGTTGTAAAGGCGGATTCGTTCGGAAAAAAGAACGCAGGGGCTCGGCGAGTCTAGCTTGCGTTCTCGCTGGCGAGCGCCTCGACGAGATCGACGATGCGGCGGCGGACCTTGGAATCGGCGATCTTCAGGAAGGCGCGGGTGAGCGCAAGTCCTTCGGTGGTCGCGAGAAAATCCGAGACATAGGCCGGCGAGGCATCCTCGGCGAAGCCGGTATTGGCGATTCCCACATTCGGCGCGCCTTCGAAGAAGAAGGAGACCGGAACACCCAGCACGTTGGAGATGTTCTGCAGCCGGCTGGCGCCGATCCGGTTGGTGCCCTTCTCGTATTTCTGGATCTGCTGGAAGGTGATGCCGAGATTCTCGCCGAGCTTCTCCTGACTCATGCCAATCATCATGCGGCGCATGCGCACCCGGCTGCCGACGTGCTTGTCGATTGGATTAGGAGACTTCTTGGTCATCGGCTTCCCCGACTGGAAACAAAAAAATACCTCCCTCCGCCGATCTGGTGGAGAGAAGCAGTGCCCAGGCCCGGTTGCAGTCTAGGCAAAGCTGATCCTACCGTCGATCAATCTAGACGTGCATATCGCGCTGCCGGAGCGCAATCGCTAGCAATAGGCCCAATACGACGAGGATAAGCGGTATTAAATTGCCGTATGTAGCATATATTGTCGACTCAAGCGTCAGCGGCAGCGTTCCGTCGAGAATTCCGCGTGCACCCAGAGGTAGCAGGCCGCGGGTTCGTCCGAGCGGGTCGACGATGGCGGAAATGCCGTTATTGGTGACCCGAACCAGCGGCAGACCCTGCTCGATCGCCCTGAGTCGCGCCTGCTCGAAATGCTGGTACGGGCCGGGCGTCAGGCCGAACCAGGCGTCGTTGGACATGTTGAGCAGGAAGCCCGGCCTCTGCCCGGCGGCAAGGCCCGCGGGCATCACCTCGTCGGGGAAGATCGCCTCGTAGCAGATCAGCGGCACCGCCGCCGGCAGGCCGGGAATGGCGAGCAGGGAACGCTCCTGCGCTGCTGCGAAGCCGCCGCGCTGGCGGGTGAGCTGCTGTAAGCCCAGCCATTCCATCGTTTCCTGAAACGGCAGATATTCGCCGAAAGGAACGAGGTGCACCTTGTCGGCATTGCCGAGCACGGCGCCGTCGGAGCCGAGCACCCGGAGGCTGTTGAACACGTCCGGGCGCGCCCGGGTCGGGTCCGGCTTGATGCGCGCGGCGCCGGTGATCAGCGTCGCGCCGTCCGGCAGCAGCTCCGCGATGCGCGCGATCGCCTCGGGCTCGTGCTCGAGGAAGAAGGGGAAGGCCGATTCCGGCCAGAACAGGTGGGTGACGCCGTCGAGCCCGCCCTGGCTCTGGCTCGTGGCGACATAGAGGTCCATCACCGTGCGGCGGGCGTCGTAGCGGAACTTGGCGTCCTGCGGCAGGTCCGGCTGCATCAGCCGCAGCCGCGCGCCGGGCACGTCGCCGACCTGCGTGGTGGCGAGCCGCCATTGGCCGGCCCCCCATAGCCCCGCCAGCACCAGCACGGCGAGCGCCAGCGGCACCCGCCGGGCGCGGGCGGAGAATTGTCCGTCGAACAGCGCGGCGGGGGCGGCCAGCGTCGCCAGGGTGAGGAAGCACAGCCCCAGCAGCCCGATCACCGAAGCGGCCTGGGCAAAGCGCAGGTCGCCGGCCAGCGCATAGCCGAAATCGTTCCAGGGGAAGCCGGTCAGCGCGATGCCACGCAGCCATTCGCTCATGGTGAGCGCCACGGCGAAGATCAGCAGCCGCCCCGGCCCCGGCGTCCAGGCGAGCCGCGCCATGGCGCAACCGAGCCCGGTGAACAGCGCGAGATAGGCCGGCAGGCCGAGGACGGCGAAGGGTATCAACCAGGCGAACATGTCCGCCTGGACGAGGAAGGCCTCGCCGATCCACCACAGGCCGGCGACGAAGTAGCCGAAGCCGAACAGCCAGCCGGCGGCGAAGGCCGAGCGCAGCGCGCGCCCGAGCGGGAGCCGCATCGAGGCGTCGAGCAGGAACACCAGCACCGGCAAGGTGAGCGCCAGCACCGGCCACAGGCCGAAGGGCGGCATGGCGAGCGCGGAGAGCCCGCCGGCCGCCAGCGCGGCGAGCGCGCGCCAGCGCAGTGGCGCCGTCCGAAGCAGCTCCGGCGTCAGCATGCGGCGTGCGGCCGATTCGGGATAGGCCACGGCTCAGGCGGCATCGGTGCCGCGGGTGCGCTCGGTGCCGAAGGCGCCCTTGCGCTGCTGCTCGGCCGGCGGCGGCAGGCTGCTGCCGGCGGGGCGCTCCTCGGCGCGCCCTTCGGTGCGCTCGGGCCGGCGGCCCTCACCCGTGGCGGAGCCGGAGCCGCCATTCTCCCCGCCGCCCGGCGAGAGGCGCAGCCGCTTCACCCGGCGCGGATCGGCGTCCAGCACCTCGATCTCGAAATTGCCGGGGCCGAGCACGATCTCGCCGCGCACCGGCACGCGGCCGGCGAGCGTGACCAGGAGCCCGCCCAGCGTGTCGACCTCCTCGGCCTCCTCGCCGAGCGCGAAGGCGGGGTCGACCATCTCGGCGACGTCCTCGAGGCTGGCGCGGGCATCGGCGATGAAGCTGCCGTCAGGCTGGCGGGCGATGTCCGGGGTCTCGTCCTCGTCGTGCTCGTCCTCGATGTCGCCGACGATCTCCTCGACAAGGTCCTCCATCGAGACGATACCGTCGGTGCCGCCATATTCGTCGATGACGAGGGCGAGGTGGATGCGGCTCGCCTGCATGCTGGCGAGCAGCTCGATCGAGGGCATGGAGGGCGGCACGAACAGCAGGCGGCGGATCAGCTTGGCGGCGCTGAGCGGCGTGCCGAGGTCGATGGCCTTGAGATTGAAGCTCGGCACAGGCTTGCCCGCCGGCTGTTCCGCCGGCTTCTCCTCCGGCGACGTATTCGGGGTGGTGCCGCGCGGCGCCGGATGGCGCGGCGTCATGGCGCGCTGGGTCAGATAGGTGACGAGGTCGCGGATGTGGACCATGCCGACGGGATCGTCGAGCGTGTCGTCATAGACGACGAGGCGCGAATGGCCGGCATCGGCGAAGACGGTGAGCAATTCGCCCAACGAGATGTCCTTCTGCACCGCGATGATGTCGGCGCGGGGGACCATGAGGTCGCCGATCCGAAGCTCGCGCAGGTCGAGGATGCTCTTCAGCATCGCCCGCTCGGTGGCCGACAGGTCGCTTCCCGCCTCGGCGCTCGCGGCGGACAGCACCTCGGCGAGGTCGGTGCGCAGCGAGCCGGAGGAACGCCAGCCGCCGATCAACGCGCGCAGGCGGTCGAAGATGCCGCCGCGC contains:
- the trmB gene encoding tRNA (guanine(46)-N(7))-methyltransferase TrmB produces the protein MTEPADDNARSAAFYGRRKGKKLRTAQADHLERDLPRLAVDLDTLPGRPLADLFPHPVRAVRLEIGFGGGEHLISEAQRHPDIGFIGAEAFINGIAKATAMVADLGLSNVRLHGDDVVPLLDRLPEGGLDQVDLLYPDPWPKRRHWKRRFVRADNIARIARILASGGRFRFATDIESYAAWTLRRLTADPRFEWTAARADDWRRPWEGWPGTRYEAKAKREGRLPGYYEFRRL
- the metK gene encoding methionine adenosyltransferase, giving the protein MSRQAYLFTSESVSEGHPDKVCDRISDEVVDAFFKHGPEYGWDPSQLRVAAETLATTNRVVIAGETRGPAQITRDYLIHRARLAIKDIGYEQDGFHWENAEIDVLLHAQSADIAQGVDSANNKDEGAGDQGIMFGYACRETPELMPAPIFYSHKILKRLAEARHSGESTVLGPDAKSQVTVRYEDGKPVEVTQIVLSTQHLDADLSSHDVQSIVEPYIRETLPEGWITPATVWHVNPTGKFVIGGPDGDCGLTGRKIIVDTYGGAAPHGGGAFSGKDPTKVDRSAAYAARYLAKNVVAAGLADRCTIQLAYAIGVSDPLAVYVDLYGTGKVEEAKLEKILREVMNLRPRGIREHLGLNKPIYARTSAYGHFGRAPEADGGFSWERTDLADTIKAAMA
- a CDS encoding helix-turn-helix domain-containing protein, which produces MTKKSPNPIDKHVGSRVRMRRMMIGMSQEKLGENLGITFQQIQKYEKGTNRIGASRLQNISNVLGVPVSFFFEGAPNVGIANTGFAEDASPAYVSDFLATTEGLALTRAFLKIADSKVRRRIVDLVEALASENAS
- the lnt gene encoding apolipoprotein N-acyltransferase, producing the protein MLTPELLRTAPLRWRALAALAAGGLSALAMPPFGLWPVLALTLPVLVFLLDASMRLPLGRALRSAFAAGWLFGFGYFVAGLWWIGEAFLVQADMFAWLIPFAVLGLPAYLALFTGLGCAMARLAWTPGPGRLLIFAVALTMSEWLRGIALTGFPWNDFGYALAGDLRFAQAASVIGLLGLCFLTLATLAAPAALFDGQFSARARRVPLALAVLVLAGLWGAGQWRLATTQVGDVPGARLRLMQPDLPQDAKFRYDARRTVMDLYVATSQSQGGLDGVTHLFWPESAFPFFLEHEPEAIARIAELLPDGATLITGAARIKPDPTRARPDVFNSLRVLGSDGAVLGNADKVHLVPFGEYLPFQETMEWLGLQQLTRQRGGFAAAQERSLLAIPGLPAAVPLICYEAIFPDEVMPAGLAAGQRPGFLLNMSNDAWFGLTPGPYQHFEQARLRAIEQGLPLVRVTNNGISAIVDPLGRTRGLLPLGARGILDGTLPLTLESTIYATYGNLIPLILVVLGLLLAIALRQRDMHV
- a CDS encoding hemolysin family protein, translating into MSDPVSNPSSGQGSEGPSSGSVTGPSTGSAAGSGSPGQRSPADARSSEPRGGIFDRLRALIGGWRSSGSLRTDLAEVLSAASAEAGSDLSATERAMLKSILDLRELRIGDLMVPRADIIAVQKDISLGELLTVFADAGHSRLVVYDDTLDDPVGMVHIRDLVTYLTQRAMTPRHPAPRGTTPNTSPEEKPAEQPAGKPVPSFNLKAIDLGTPLSAAKLIRRLLFVPPSMPSIELLASMQASRIHLALVIDEYGGTDGIVSMEDLVEEIVGDIEDEHDEDETPDIARQPDGSFIADARASLEDVAEMVDPAFALGEEAEEVDTLGGLLVTLAGRVPVRGEIVLGPGNFEIEVLDADPRRVKRLRLSPGGGENGGSGSATGEGRRPERTEGRAEERPAGSSLPPPAEQQRKGAFGTERTRGTDAA